The following nucleotide sequence is from Devosia salina.
CCGGGGGGCATGCCTACGCCATTGTCGCGCACGCACAGCACGGGCACGCCTTCGCGACTACGATCGAGCTGCACCACAATCCGGCCTTCGCGTCCCTCGGGGAATGCATATTTGAGCGCATTGGTCACCAGCTCGCCCACCAGGATGCCGAGCGTGGTGGCATCGCGCGCGCTGACCTCGATGGGCGCCAGCTCCCCCACCACCACGATGCGTTCGCCATCGGTCTGGGTGGCAGCGATGTCTTCGAGCACGGCAGACAGGAACTCATTGGCGCTGGCCGTCTCCAGGTCATCGCCCAGCCGCAGGCGGCGATGAGCGGAAGCCACGGCGTGCACCCGCAACCGCGCCGCCTCGAGGGCCGCGCGCACCGGTTCGGACTGGCTGCGCATCATCTGCAGCGCCAGCAGCGATGACACGGTGGCCAGGGAATTGCCGATCCGGTGATTGGTATCCTGCAACAGGGCCTCGACCCGCTGGCGCTCCCGGTCGGCATGGGCCCGCGCCTCCTCGATGTCACGTGTCCGCTCGGCGACCTCCGCCTCCAAGGCCTCTTTCTGGCTCAGGAGCCCCCGGTGACGTTGCGCCAGCACGCTCACCTGCCGCTGCGTCCGTCGCAGCAACGAGTAGGCCAGGACCACGGCGGCTGCGAGGGCCGCGATCAGGGCGGCGACCAGCCCGGTGCGGGTCTGGTCGATCGCCAGGTTGCGGCTGGTGAGCTTGGCATCCTCCTCGGCGATGAAGTCTTCGAGCGTGGCACTGACCTCAGCCATCAACCTGGCACCCATGCCCGTTTCGGTCAGCGTCTGCGCTTCCTCGGCGCGCTGGGTCGTCACCAGCTCGACCGTGCGGTTCATCTCCGCCATCTTGCTGGAGATATCGCCGGTAATGCTCGTGACCCGGGCGCTCTGGCCCGGATCATCGGCCGTCATC
It contains:
- a CDS encoding sensor histidine kinase, with the protein product MDVVADQGFSADAARPGWPGGRRLAVWVSLALICLAALAALLLMQGIDRQLGDITKTYAVRNAARELTHALSQAEASQRGYLLTADPQFLPPYREAVSSLDRRVAALLEMTADDPGQSARVTSITGDISSKMAEMNRTVELVTTQRAEEAQTLTETGMGARLMAEVSATLEDFIAEEDAKLTSRNLAIDQTRTGLVAALIAALAAAVVLAYSLLRRTQRQVSVLAQRHRGLLSQKEALEAEVAERTRDIEEARAHADRERQRVEALLQDTNHRIGNSLATVSSLLALQMMRSQSEPVRAALEAARLRVHAVASAHRRLRLGDDLETASANEFLSAVLEDIAATQTDGERIVVVGELAPIEVSARDATTLGILVGELVTNALKYAFPEGREGRIVVQLDRSREGVPVLCVRDNGVGMPPGHEATEAGLGSVIVRQLAGQFGGEPIYSVPEGGGVEVKVVLPELGSPAIRVEEVAL